The Kryptolebias marmoratus isolate JLee-2015 linkage group LG18, ASM164957v2, whole genome shotgun sequence genome includes a region encoding these proteins:
- the si:ch211-1a19.3 gene encoding uncharacterized protein si:ch211-1a19.3, whose product MAADSKSSGKVKNVVIGLLTLWSIIAIIIIVVWATSPDLKGSAQCRAELRDIREKMEGAKVVHQEDKLALEKLVLKAREEKDRLEVEKVLLLGRLNITNHTLEECRQENAVLNGNISVLQEEVQQLQQREANLTRQLGLQEEQIEALHQNLTQADHQTESCLNLKASADSQMMAAQSQTKACESNRQYLQKQLQKCKDAESEAPERKQQVDSSSPPKDAATPLAGIPALTVLLCGALHLLT is encoded by the exons ATGGCCGCCGACTCCAAAAGCTCCGGCAAGGTGAAGAATGTGGTGATCGGGCTTCTGACCCTCTGGTCCATCAtcgccatcatcatcatcgtggTGTGGGCCACGTCTCCAGACCTGAAGGGCTCAGCCCAGTGCCGTGCCGAGCTGAGGGACATCAGGGAGAAGATGGAGGGAGCCAAGGTGGTGCACCAAGAGGACAAGCTGGCCCTGGAGAAGCTGGTGCTGAAGGCCCGCGAGGAGAAGGACCGGCTGGAAGTGGAGAAGGTGCTCCTGCTGGGGCGCCTCAACATCACCAACCACACGCTGGAGGAGTGCCGGCAGGAGAAC GCCGTCCTGAACGGGAACATCAGcgtcctgcaggaggaggtgcagcagctgcagcaaagGGAGGCCAACCTCACCCGGCAGCTTGGCCTGCAGGAAG AGCAAATCGAGGCCCTGCACCAGAACCTGACCCAGGCCGACCATCAGACTGAGTCCTGCCTGAACCTGAAGGCATCAGCTGACAGTCAGATGATGGCCGCTCAGAGTCAGACCAAAGCCTGCGAGTCCAACCGGCAGTACCTGCAGAAACAACT TCAGAAGTGCAAAGATGCTGAATCTGAAGCTCCTGAGCGGAAGCAGCAGGTGgactcctcctctcctcccaaAGACGCCGCCACTCCCCTCGCTGGTATTCCTGCGCTGACGGTGCTGCTCTGTGGCGCTCTGCATCTGCTAACCT GA
- the si:ch73-60h1.1 gene encoding calcium/calmodulin-dependent protein kinase type IV: MPTSRPGSEPVEFWVDGSRRDGTVEDFYTLGSELGRGATSIVYRCEEKQTQKPYAIKVLKKTIDKKIVRTEIGVLLRLSHPNIIQLKEIFETDTDIALVLELVTGGELFDRIVERGYYSERDAAHVIKQILEAVAYLHGNGVVHRDLKPENLLYADLSLDASLKIADFGLSKIIDDQVTMKTVCGTPGYCAPEILRGNAYGPEVDMWSVGVILYILLCGFEPFFDPRGDQYMYSRILNCDYEFVSPWWDEVSLNAKDLVSKLIVLDPRKRLSVREALQHPWVLGKAARFSHMDTTQRKLQEFNARRKLKAAMKAVVATSRMHEGSRRRTDSCEIPASGTSRQSSMQQDPPPESTSPAPEEKEAISPDQDAPEKADSNLADQSALSPSPPCSPNTPMSEAPPTGPALVRPPLRADGLRQASVISKSMLVQPRLPQKSCSVIEPALRVEATAPLGSPPSPSNLSNGFTPGAEPTSKPSHCQ; the protein is encoded by the exons AGGAGCGACATCCATTGTGTATCGCTGTGAGGAGAAACAAACCCAGAAGCCCTATGCCATCAAAGTCCTGAAGAAAACG ATTGACAAAAAAATCGTCCGCACCGAAATTGGCGTCCTGCTGCGGCTCTCTCATCCGAACATC ATCCAGCTGAAGGAGATCTTTGAGACGGACACTGACATCGCGCTGGTGTTGGAGCTGGTGACCGGAGGAGAGCTGTTTGACCG GATCGTGGAGCGGGGTTACTACAGCGAGAGGGACGCAGCACACGTCATCAAACAGATCCTGGAGGCCGTGGCG taTTTACACGGGAACGGGGTCGTCCATCGTGACCTGAAACCCGAGAACCTGCTGTACGCCGACCTGTCGCTGGACGCCTCGCTGAAGATCG CTGACTTTGGTCTTTCTAAAATCATCGATGACCAGGTGACCATGAAGACCGTCTGTGGTACTCCTGGGTACTGTG CTCCAGAGATCCTGCGGGGAAATGCCTACGGCCCCGAGGTGGACATGTGGTCAGTGGGCGTCATCCTCTACATCCT GCTCTGTGGGTTTGAGCCCTTCTTTGACCCAAGAGGCGATCAGTACATGTACAGCCGAATCCTCAACTGTGACTACGAGTTTGTGTCGCCGTGGTGGGACGAGGTCTCCCTTAACGCCAAGGATTTG GTCAGTAAGCTGATTGTCCTCGACCCTCGCAAGCGCCTCAGTGTCCGGGAGGCGCTGCAGCACCCGTGGGTACTGGGCAAAGCTGCTCGTTTCTCCCACATGGACACGACCCAGAGAAAGCTGCAGGAGTTCAACGCTCGACGCAAACTTAAG GCTGCCATGAAGGCCGTCGTAGCCACCAGTCGGATGCATGAGGGCTCACGGCGTCGCACTGACAGCTGCGAGATTCCAGCTTCAGGAACCTCCAGGCAGAGCAGCATGCAGCAGGACCCGCCCCCTGAGTCCACAAGCCCCGCCCCTGAAGAAAAAGAGGCCATATCCCCGGACCAGGACGCACCAGAGAAAGCTGATTCCAATCTCGCCGACCAAAgtgccctcagcccctcgcctCCATGTAGCCCCAACACCCCCATGTCTGAAGCTCCACCCACTGGCCCCGCCCTCGTCAGACCGCCACTGCGTGCCGACGGGCTCCGGCAGGCGTCAGTCATCTCCAAATCAATGCTGGTCCAGCCCCGGCTGCCACAGAAGAGCTGCTCTGTCATAGAGCCCGCCCTCAGAGTCGAGGCCACGGCCCCTCTGGGCTCGCCCCCGAGTCCCAGCAACCTCAGCAACGGCTTTACGCCAGGGGCGGAGCCTACCAGTAAACCCTCCCACTGCCAGTGA